A single Pseudomonas sp. DC1.2 DNA region contains:
- a CDS encoding CmpA/NrtA family ABC transporter substrate-binding protein produces the protein MNETTAGPLAWVNGSDAPEKSAINVGFIALSDCASVVVAATQGFAQPYGLTLNLKRQSSWANLRDKLVSGELDAAHSLYGLIYAVHLGIGGIAPTDMAVLMGLNQNGQSINLSHDLQALGVTSPEALDRHAHQSRAKLTFAQTFPTGTHAMWLYYWLASQGIHPLQDVNSVVVPPPQMIAHLQAGRIDGFCVGEPWSASAVQQDLGFTLATTQAIWPDHPEKVLGCTRAFVEQYPNTARALVMAILEASRFIEESPENRRSTARLLTAPEYLDAPLDCIEPRLLGDYADGLGNRWQDPHALRFHGGGEVNLPYLSDGMWFMTQFRRWGLLREDPDYLGVARQVQQLELYRDAATAVGVSAWGQEMRSSQLIDGKIWDGSDPVGYARSFKMHAMHGSSPLLASR, from the coding sequence ATGAATGAAACCACAGCCGGCCCTCTGGCCTGGGTCAATGGCAGCGACGCCCCTGAAAAGTCTGCAATCAATGTAGGCTTCATCGCCCTGAGCGACTGCGCTTCGGTGGTGGTCGCGGCCACTCAGGGCTTCGCCCAACCCTATGGCTTGACCTTGAATCTCAAGCGCCAGTCGTCCTGGGCCAACCTGCGGGACAAACTGGTGAGCGGCGAGCTCGACGCCGCCCACAGCCTTTACGGCCTCATCTACGCGGTGCATTTGGGCATCGGCGGTATCGCACCGACCGACATGGCAGTGCTGATGGGCCTAAATCAGAACGGTCAGAGCATCAACCTCTCCCACGACTTACAGGCACTGGGCGTGACCAGTCCCGAAGCGCTGGACCGGCACGCGCACCAAAGTCGCGCAAAACTGACCTTCGCCCAGACGTTTCCCACCGGCACCCACGCCATGTGGTTGTATTACTGGCTCGCCAGCCAAGGTATTCACCCCTTGCAGGACGTCAACAGTGTGGTGGTCCCGCCGCCACAAATGATTGCTCACCTGCAAGCGGGACGTATTGACGGCTTCTGTGTCGGCGAGCCTTGGAGCGCCAGTGCAGTGCAACAGGATCTAGGGTTCACCCTGGCGACGACTCAAGCTATCTGGCCCGATCATCCGGAAAAAGTCCTCGGTTGCACTCGTGCATTCGTCGAGCAGTACCCCAACACCGCTCGGGCGCTGGTGATGGCTATTCTGGAAGCCAGTCGCTTCATTGAAGAAAGCCCCGAGAATCGCCGCAGCACCGCGCGCTTACTGACTGCCCCAGAGTATCTGGACGCACCGCTCGACTGCATCGAGCCACGGCTGCTCGGCGACTATGCCGACGGCCTCGGCAATCGCTGGCAAGATCCCCACGCCCTGCGTTTTCATGGTGGCGGCGAGGTCAATCTGCCGTATTTGTCCGACGGCATGTGGTTCATGACTCAGTTTCGTCGCTGGGGTTTACTGCGCGAGGACCCGGACTACCTCGGTGTCGCGCGCCAGGTTCAGCAACTGGAACTGTACCGCGACGCCGCCACCGCAGTCGGTGTGTCCGCCTGGGGTCAGGAAATGCGCAGCAGCCAGTTGATCGATGGCAAGATCTGGGACGGTTCAGACCCGGTCGGTTACGCCCGAAGCTTCAAGATG